Proteins co-encoded in one Metabacillus sp. KUDC1714 genomic window:
- a CDS encoding D-cysteate sulfo-lyase: MNLSQFPRRKYTPSHTPIEKLDNLSEALGGPTIYLKRDDLLGLTVGGNKTRKLEFLVADALKKGADTLITCGGIQSNHCRLTLAAAVKEKMKCILVLEEGLTKSSEPDFNGNYFLYHLLGAENIKVVPNGTDLMKEMQQVANEVKEKGHHPYIIPVGGSTAIGATGYAACSQEILAQSFDQGINIKSVVCVSGSGGMHAGLITGFSGSQSNIPVIGINVSRGKAEQEEKVYQLVKETSAHIGISHPIPREAVTCFDEYVGPGYALPTPEMVEAVQLLAKTEGILLDPVYTGKAAAGLIELISNGYFKRDDHILFIHSGGSPALYANTSLFYEN, translated from the coding sequence ATGAACTTATCTCAATTCCCCAGACGAAAATACACACCATCCCATACACCTATCGAGAAATTAGACAATTTATCTGAAGCTCTTGGCGGCCCTACGATTTATCTAAAACGAGATGATTTACTTGGACTTACGGTTGGTGGAAATAAAACAAGAAAATTAGAGTTTCTTGTTGCCGATGCTCTGAAAAAAGGTGCAGATACATTAATTACATGTGGAGGCATTCAATCAAATCATTGTCGCTTAACACTAGCGGCTGCAGTGAAAGAGAAGATGAAGTGCATTCTTGTCTTAGAAGAAGGTCTGACAAAAAGTTCTGAGCCTGACTTTAACGGTAACTATTTTCTTTATCATTTACTAGGCGCTGAAAATATCAAGGTTGTCCCAAATGGAACAGACTTGATGAAAGAAATGCAGCAAGTAGCAAATGAAGTCAAAGAGAAAGGACATCACCCTTACATCATTCCAGTCGGTGGATCTACTGCCATTGGGGCAACAGGGTATGCCGCTTGCTCCCAGGAGATTTTAGCACAGTCATTTGATCAAGGCATAAATATAAAGTCAGTCGTTTGTGTAAGCGGAAGTGGTGGAATGCACGCAGGTTTGATCACTGGATTTTCTGGAAGTCAAAGTAATATCCCTGTAATCGGAATAAATGTAAGCAGAGGAAAAGCTGAACAAGAAGAAAAAGTATACCAGCTTGTGAAAGAAACCTCGGCACATATCGGAATTTCACATCCCATCCCCCGTGAGGCAGTTACTTGCTTTGATGAATATGTCGGACCTGGCTATGCTCTCCCTACCCCTGAAATGGTAGAAGCCGTCCAGTTACTAGCAAAAACAGAAGGAATTTTACTCGATCCAGTGTACACTGGTAAAGCTGCAGCAGGACTAATTGAACTCATCTCAAATGGCTACTTTAAGCGCGATGATCACATTCTATTTATTCACTCTGGAGGATCACCTGCTTTATATGCAAATACCTCTCTTTTTTATGAAAACTAA
- a CDS encoding PIN domain-containing protein: MTNFLLDTNVLRYSAGSSPQLSPFVQAFWQSTVLDKNHTMYVGDETIREIELQSFRIPETELELILYQLIPSLIEVKYVPSVQREHELRQAIAYALKTYNLPLPNGSIIRNNVIPSINDARLMLTALDNDLTIVTNNIKDFIFYQCVGNDLFDPVNNIPVPPLSTSLWNQLQADTIFKQFVTKIL; the protein is encoded by the coding sequence TTGACAAATTTTTTACTTGATACAAATGTTTTAAGATACAGTGCTGGTAGTTCACCCCAATTAAGCCCATTTGTACAAGCCTTCTGGCAAAGTACAGTACTAGACAAGAATCATACAATGTATGTAGGCGACGAAACAATACGAGAAATTGAATTACAGAGTTTTCGAATACCTGAAACAGAATTGGAACTTATACTATACCAGCTAATTCCCTCTTTAATAGAGGTTAAATACGTCCCATCTGTGCAGCGTGAACACGAATTAAGACAAGCTATTGCCTATGCTCTAAAGACTTACAATCTACCATTGCCTAACGGAAGTATAATCCGAAACAATGTTATTCCATCAATAAATGATGCAAGATTAATGCTTACAGCTCTCGATAATGATTTAACAATTGTTACAAACAATATAAAAGATTTCATTTTTTATCAGTGTGTAGGTAATGACTTATTTGATCCTGTAAATAACATTCCAGTTCCTCCATTAAGTACGAGTTTATGGAATCAACTTCAAGCTGATACTATATTCAAACAGTTTGTGACTAAGATACTTTAA
- a CDS encoding DUF6270 domain-containing protein has product MKIDIFGSCVSRDSFKYTSNVEYRVNNYFARSSIVSLYGRIFKIKIDEIKLASAFQRKMVYFDLIKEFPRHIKNFNSDYLIIDFIDERMNILKTKESYLTRSKEFVESKIDIKGRVLSDSDKLMLWEKCAERFINDLKSNLKPEQIILHKAFWQEQYKGEDGTIHYFDDPEIKINNLRLKHYYEMIENGIEGINVIELNGFIADENHVWGLSPFHYEDRYYLEFINQLDSIVENV; this is encoded by the coding sequence ATGAAGATAGATATTTTTGGTAGTTGTGTTTCAAGAGACTCATTCAAATACACTTCTAATGTTGAATATAGGGTTAATAATTATTTTGCACGTTCTTCAATCGTAAGTTTGTATGGTCGTATATTCAAAATTAAGATTGATGAAATAAAGTTGGCTTCTGCTTTCCAAAGAAAGATGGTGTATTTTGATTTAATCAAAGAATTCCCAAGACACATTAAAAATTTCAATTCTGACTATTTAATTATTGATTTCATAGATGAAAGAATGAATATTTTAAAAACCAAGGAGAGTTATTTAACGAGATCAAAAGAGTTTGTTGAGTCAAAAATAGATATTAAGGGAAGAGTATTGTCTGATTCTGATAAATTAATGTTATGGGAAAAATGTGCGGAAAGATTTATTAATGATCTAAAAAGCAACCTAAAACCAGAACAAATTATCTTGCATAAAGCCTTTTGGCAAGAGCAGTATAAGGGAGAGGATGGAACAATTCACTACTTTGATGATCCAGAAATTAAAATAAACAATCTTCGTCTTAAACATTATTATGAGATGATTGAAAATGGTATTGAAGGAATTAATGTAATCGAGTTAAACGGTTTTATAGCCGATGAAAATCACGTATGGGGTTTAAGCCCATTTCATTATGAAGATAGATATTATCTAGAGTTTATAAATCAATTAGATAGTATTGTAGAAAATGTATAA
- a CDS encoding DUF2922 domain-containing protein gives MAKTLELQFLNTAGKTVKISVDSPVEPVDQTALNAAMDQILAANIFISTDGEFVSKKGARVIDRNVTEIALG, from the coding sequence ATGGCGAAAACATTAGAGCTTCAATTTTTAAACACAGCAGGGAAAACAGTGAAAATCAGTGTGGACTCTCCTGTAGAACCAGTTGATCAAACTGCATTAAATGCAGCAATGGATCAAATCTTAGCAGCGAATATTTTTATTTCAACTGATGGGGAATTTGTATCGAAGAAAGGTGCAAGAGTTATTGACCGTAATGTAACGGAAATTGCGCTTGGGTAA
- a CDS encoding aspartyl-phosphate phosphatase Spo0E family protein, with protein sequence MMCALSNRKLVEEFETTRKGMASVGLEHGLTNSDTVKLSTKLDDLLN encoded by the coding sequence ATGATGTGTGCACTTTCAAATAGAAAACTGGTGGAAGAGTTTGAAACAACAAGAAAAGGTATGGCATCAGTCGGGTTAGAACATGGATTAACAAACTCAGATACGGTTAAATTAAGTACAAAGCTAGATGACTTATTGAATTAA
- a CDS encoding glycosyltransferase family 4 protein gives MHILIPVFFNAPLGGLHFNVMSTALHCKSNGNDVTVLCRPGVFTDTLKEKGINVINTDFTPTEFSNTIKTLLELNKSNKIDIIHSHPFESRKVAVLLSKILKSPLFVTIHGRHTDYIETYIDKVAMVFTVSEGIKDFLKVHLAKNRLNKYNHKLFVVPNGVDTHLFQPIEPPALNRKINISLVTRLDKDKEFIIEVFYKALKFTTEKYPNDVIWTIVGDGTLIDEMKQKVEEIVGTNNHFVNFVGWKEDIDLLMSYSNSDIVIAPGRCALEAMSCGKPTIAIGSKGYIGLIDKNNWLKGVYANFGGIGNKIEDYVEGSIEKDIERLVENDMLRDELGELGHNLISQFYEEKEANNNLLRFYSMFKRENTELNEIDHIEIDKLISNYLLETNIRQSIIKQNTLNEYKIEVICHEYNGLSFAWYVFKEKQLVKKIPYSKSNCLNYTFQEKGSYQIRCYVKKDDTMIVFPVKKINV, from the coding sequence ATGCATATTCTCATACCTGTATTTTTCAATGCTCCATTAGGCGGACTACATTTTAATGTGATGTCGACTGCATTACATTGTAAAAGTAATGGAAATGATGTAACGGTACTTTGTAGACCAGGTGTTTTTACAGACACTTTAAAAGAAAAAGGTATAAACGTCATAAATACAGACTTTACTCCTACAGAGTTCAGCAATACAATAAAAACTCTTTTAGAATTAAACAAATCCAATAAAATTGATATTATTCATTCCCATCCTTTTGAATCGCGAAAAGTTGCAGTGCTTCTTTCAAAAATTCTCAAAAGTCCACTTTTTGTAACTATACATGGAAGACATACTGACTATATTGAAACGTATATTGATAAAGTTGCAATGGTCTTTACAGTTTCTGAGGGAATAAAGGACTTTTTAAAGGTACATCTAGCCAAAAATAGACTTAATAAATATAATCATAAATTATTTGTTGTTCCTAATGGGGTAGACACACATCTATTCCAGCCAATAGAGCCTCCTGCTTTAAATAGAAAAATAAACATCTCCCTTGTAACAAGACTTGATAAAGATAAAGAATTTATTATCGAAGTATTTTACAAAGCACTAAAGTTCACAACAGAAAAGTACCCAAATGATGTTATTTGGACTATTGTAGGTGATGGTACATTAATTGATGAAATGAAACAAAAAGTTGAAGAGATAGTAGGCACTAATAATCATTTTGTTAACTTTGTTGGTTGGAAAGAAGATATTGACTTATTAATGTCATATTCAAATAGTGATATCGTTATTGCTCCAGGTCGGTGTGCTCTAGAAGCAATGAGTTGTGGTAAACCTACAATTGCTATAGGAAGTAAAGGGTATATTGGTTTAATTGATAAAAATAATTGGTTAAAAGGGGTATATGCAAACTTTGGAGGCATTGGTAATAAGATCGAAGATTATGTTGAAGGATCTATTGAAAAGGATATTGAACGTTTAGTAGAAAATGATATGTTACGAGATGAGCTTGGAGAATTGGGGCATAACTTAATTAGTCAGTTTTATGAAGAGAAGGAAGCTAATAATAATCTTTTACGTTTTTATAGTATGTTTAAGAGGGAAAATACTGAACTGAATGAAATAGATCACATTGAAATTGATAAATTAATCTCAAATTATCTTCTTGAAACTAACATACGACAATCCATAATTAAACAAAATACATTAAATGAATACAAAATTGAAGTAATCTGCCATGAGTATAACGGTCTCTCCTTCGCATGGTATGTATTTAAAGAGAAACAATTAGTAAAAAAAATACCATATAGTAAAAGTAACTGCTTAAATTATACATTCCAAGAAAAAGGTAGTTATCAAATTAGATGTTATGTAAAGAAAGATGACACAATGATTGTGTTTCCAGTTAAAAAAATTAATGTTTAA
- a CDS encoding glycine zipper domain-containing protein has product MGNKISVDPDRLEDLANELVSKLSKVEEEYKDLHLELYNLISSAPAEYSHCFYQVGDPWGTGNQLADLLSEMEIDLRMTANKFSDADNLVGQLYKLHEKYGALTAMGALASKQLAFYGLGFTQFMKNSDDVYMYRHMNALNKLSDVVDNSKFRNVARAYLSPTNLLKKYRDVPFSDLVHKKVAKYLPGDVVKYTDSSKALFEGIKHRTLDSTTFKSFVKTGAKFAKTNAVSAVLVTGVMETSGMGLKISENYAKYGNNPEVLKRENAKAVGNAVNNTVAISGGSIAGAFVGGALGSLVGPVGTVVGAAAGSFVGGLVGEQAAKLTAGIAEKAAIALKEPIHAGLETIKGGLEKAGEVVEGINKGVDFVNDQIKDTIADPIGKVKDIGKGISKAKETASSLVDGAKDFLDDKLSFF; this is encoded by the coding sequence GTGGGTAATAAAATTTCAGTAGATCCAGACCGTTTAGAAGATTTAGCAAATGAGCTTGTCTCGAAATTGTCGAAAGTTGAAGAGGAATACAAGGATCTTCATTTGGAGCTTTACAACCTAATTAGCAGTGCTCCAGCAGAGTATAGTCATTGTTTTTATCAAGTAGGGGATCCGTGGGGAACGGGAAATCAATTAGCTGATCTTCTAAGTGAAATGGAGATCGACCTTCGAATGACAGCAAATAAATTTTCAGATGCCGATAACTTAGTCGGTCAACTTTATAAACTGCATGAGAAGTATGGAGCATTAACAGCGATGGGTGCTTTAGCATCGAAACAGCTAGCATTTTATGGGCTGGGTTTTACTCAATTTATGAAAAATAGCGATGATGTGTATATGTATAGACATATGAATGCCCTAAATAAACTTTCTGATGTCGTTGATAATTCCAAATTTCGTAATGTAGCAAGAGCTTATTTAAGTCCAACAAATCTATTAAAAAAATATAGAGATGTGCCATTTTCTGATTTAGTTCATAAAAAAGTTGCTAAATATCTTCCTGGCGATGTTGTTAAGTATACAGATAGTTCAAAGGCTTTATTTGAAGGGATTAAGCATAGAACATTGGACTCGACAACGTTTAAATCATTTGTTAAGACGGGAGCGAAATTTGCAAAAACCAATGCTGTTAGTGCAGTACTAGTAACAGGAGTAATGGAAACAAGCGGAATGGGCCTGAAAATTTCTGAAAACTATGCAAAATACGGAAATAATCCAGAGGTCTTAAAGCGCGAAAATGCAAAAGCCGTGGGAAATGCAGTGAATAATACCGTAGCGATTTCTGGAGGTTCGATTGCGGGGGCATTCGTAGGAGGGGCTCTAGGAAGTTTAGTAGGTCCAGTTGGTACGGTTGTAGGAGCTGCTGCAGGTTCATTTGTAGGAGGACTTGTTGGAGAGCAAGCGGCTAAACTTACTGCAGGGATAGCAGAGAAAGCAGCTATAGCTTTAAAAGAACCGATACATGCTGGTCTTGAAACGATTAAAGGTGGTTTGGAAAAAGCAGGGGAAGTTGTTGAAGGAATTAATAAAGGTGTTGATTTTGTAAATGATCAAATTAAGGATACAATTGCTGACCCAATAGGGAAGGTGAAAGATATTGGTAAGGGGATATCGAAAGCAAAAGAAACAGCGAGTTCTCTTGTCGATGGAGCAAAAGATTTTCTTGACGATAAATTGTCATTTTTTTAA
- a CDS encoding sigma-70 family RNA polymerase sigma factor produces MYEDEKFEKLHEQFEPMIYHIMKKLKIYKDKNEFYQIGCIALWEASLRFNEEKGEFKSYVYSYILGRMKAWLTKERKKQEKENRLMTVSPQEETSEDDFKHLLSDSNIESISSLLTSNQSKWLKAYCLKGKTPSEVAKDEGVSISAVKAWRRDAITKLKKHSIEDLLGIK; encoded by the coding sequence ATGTATGAAGATGAGAAATTTGAGAAGCTGCATGAACAATTTGAACCAATGATTTATCACATAATGAAAAAGTTAAAGATTTACAAAGATAAAAACGAGTTTTATCAAATTGGCTGTATTGCATTATGGGAAGCTTCGTTACGATTTAATGAAGAAAAAGGGGAATTTAAGTCTTATGTTTATTCCTATATCCTTGGTCGAATGAAAGCATGGCTTACGAAAGAGAGGAAAAAACAGGAGAAGGAAAATCGGCTCATGACTGTTTCACCACAGGAAGAAACAAGCGAAGATGATTTTAAACATCTACTATCAGACTCTAATATTGAAAGTATTTCCTCCCTTTTGACTTCAAATCAAAGCAAATGGTTAAAAGCCTACTGTCTTAAAGGCAAAACACCAAGTGAAGTTGCAAAGGATGAAGGAGTATCAATATCTGCAGTTAAAGCATGGCGTAGGGATGCGATTACTAAACTCAAAAAGCATTCTATTGAGGATCTTTTGGGAATCAAGTAA
- a CDS encoding WXG100 family type VII secretion target → MNSEKVRALAKVFQESSETLKLDESKLMQSVHTNTATWTGEARKKFDSMLDEAGILFQRHSDNLYQISKELESAANDVDRVREEIERQRELERLACMRDE, encoded by the coding sequence ATGAATTCGGAAAAAGTCAGAGCATTAGCAAAAGTGTTCCAGGAATCTTCTGAAACGTTAAAATTAGATGAATCAAAATTAATGCAGAGTGTACATACAAATACGGCAACATGGACAGGAGAAGCACGAAAAAAATTTGATTCAATGCTTGATGAAGCAGGTATTTTATTTCAAAGACATTCAGACAATCTTTATCAGATCAGTAAAGAATTAGAAAGCGCAGCAAATGATGTTGACAGAGTGAGAGAAGAGATTGAGAGACAAAGAGAGTTAGAGCGGCTTGCTTGTATGAGGGATGAGTAG
- a CDS encoding DUF1659 domain-containing protein: protein MAVATLLDTQLSLVFNMGVDENGKDIYKRKNYNNVKTSATPDQLLQAAQAIASLQTETLTFVERNDTNQIDA, encoded by the coding sequence ATGGCAGTTGCAACATTATTAGATACTCAATTAAGCCTAGTGTTTAACATGGGAGTAGACGAGAACGGCAAAGACATCTATAAGCGTAAAAACTACAACAACGTCAAAACATCAGCTACACCTGACCAATTGCTTCAAGCAGCACAAGCGATTGCAAGCTTACAAACAGAAACACTAACATTCGTTGAGCGTAATGACACAAATCAAATTGATGCGTAA